CGCAGTTGCACCTCCTTCAGGGGGACGACAGGCGTTGCTCCAGGCAGAGGGCTCATGGCACCTCCGGCAGTGCTTCAATGACCTTCTGGATGATTTCCGAGCGCGCTCCCAGCCGGCTCAGATACTCCGCCCACGGCATGCCCGTCGCTCCCGTGTAGGCGTCATATGCGCGGCCATTCATTCGCACCAGGACATGGTAGCCAGTCCGCGACACATTCAGGTCCCGGCCGTCCGGCATTTTGAACAGGATGTATCCAAATATTTCCCGATCCCGGGTGGTCAGCTTCACGAGTTCCGGCTTGCCTCCCAGTTGGGTGAAGGCCGTGTGGATGGACCGCGCCACTCCCTGACAGGCCCCCGCTGCCTGCTTGCTCGCATCAAAGGCCGTCTTGAACGCGAACAGCCAGGAGGGTGCGGCTTTACCGGTGGTCACCGCCCAGTAGTCGATGGCCCCTGTCACGTCTCCTCGCGCCAGGAGGCTGAGCGTATGTGCCCTGAGCGAGTCCGCGCCCATCACCTGCGCGGCCACCGTTTCCCGGACGGGTGTCGCGCCGTGCGCGGCACCCATGGATGCCATCAAGCACGACACCACCAGCCAGACGCGCAAGAGAGGCATGAAGAACCATTCTCAGCCCTGCACTCCTGAGCGTCCAGGCGCACCCGGAGTGCGCATTCGCCACCGCTTCACAGGGACCAGCCGAGCGACACCTGCGCACGCGGAGCCACCGTCACGGTCCACAGGCTGAAGCCAGGAATGGGGGGCCGGTAGAGCGCGCCCAGGCCCAGCGAGGCCTGCACGGTGAAGCCCTCGCCGAACCGGAAGCTGTAGCCCGAGAGCACCGCGCCGCCCACCTGCCACACCGTCCGCGTGCGCGACTCGGGCCTCGTGCCCACGCCGGTGTCCACCCACGCATGCACCACCTCCAGCCGCGGGCCCACCCACAGCCCCTCCAGCACCGGGCCCTTCAAATAGAAGCGTGCACCGGGCTCGAGGCCCAGGCGCAGGGAGTCGGGGTCCGCGTCCTCGAAGACGGGAATCCACTTCCCCAGGTTGAAGGCCACGCGCAGCCCCAGCGTCACGGAGAAGCCGTCGTCCCGCTCCTGCTCGGCCTCCAGCGCGAAACCGTCAGGGGCCAGCGGCACCGCCACGCCCACGTACATCCGGCCCTCCTCCTCTCCCGCCGGAAGGGCCGTCATCACCAGGGCCGTCAGCACTCCCATCACGCCGGACATGGCACCCCCTCGCTGCAACCCCCATGCACCGGCCAGCGAGACAAAAAACCCAGGCGGCACGGGCACTTCGCTCCCGCGCCCACGTCACGCCGCGTACGCACCCGCGCGTCCCACTGGCACGCGCCGTACGCACACCGCCCGCGCGCACCGACCCACGGAGCGTGGCCCCCCTCCCGGGCCTTCGTTAGGGTGAGGCCATGTCCGCTCCCTCTTCCGACTCTCCCTTCCTCAACGCCACCACCTGGAACGCGCTCGGGGAGGGGCGCTACCAGGGACACATCCGCCCCGAGTGGTTCCAGGGACGCGGCGCCTACGGCGGCATGCTCGGAGGCGCGCTGCTGCGCTCGATGATGCGCGAGCTGAACGAGCCGGCCCGTGCACCGCGCTCGCTCACCGTGCACTTCTGCGCGCCCGTGGCCGAGGGCGAGGCCTTCCTCGTGGTGCGCACGGAGCGCGCCGGGCGTCAGGTGACGCACCTGTCGGCGAGGATGGAGCAAGCGGGGCAGGTGACGTGCCTGGCGAGCGCCACCTTCGCCACCTCGCGCGAGACGCCGCTCGTCTACACGGACGCGCGCCCGCCCCGGGTGCCGCCTCCGGACGACGTGCCCCCCGTGCCGAGCTCCATGCTGCCCACCTTCGGCGCTCAATTCGAGTACCGCTGGTGCGTGGGGGCCGTGCCCTACTCGGGCGCCGCCGAGGCCCGCGTGGGCGGTTGGATTCGCCCGAATGTCCCCACGCCGCTCGATGCGCCCCTGGTGGTGGGCCTGCTGGATGCCTTTCCTCCCGCGGCGTTCGCCCGGGTGGACGGCTTCTGCAACGGCGCCACCATGGACTACACGGCGCACTTCTACGCGCCGCTGCCGCTCGACGCCGCGCCGGATGCCTTCTACCTGCGCACCGGCCACTCCCGTCACGCCGCGCACGGCTACGCGG
The sequence above is drawn from the Archangium gephyra genome and encodes:
- a CDS encoding acyl-CoA thioesterase translates to MSAPSSDSPFLNATTWNALGEGRYQGHIRPEWFQGRGAYGGMLGGALLRSMMRELNEPARAPRSLTVHFCAPVAEGEAFLVVRTERAGRQVTHLSARMEQAGQVTCLASATFATSRETPLVYTDARPPRVPPPDDVPPVPSSMLPTFGAQFEYRWCVGAVPYSGAAEARVGGWIRPNVPTPLDAPLVVGLLDAFPPAAFARVDGFCNGATMDYTAHFYAPLPLDAAPDAFYLRTGHSRHAAHGYADDLAELWSQNGQLLAQLRQMAAVFPPSR
- a CDS encoding DUF3575 domain-containing protein, producing the protein MSGVMGVLTALVMTALPAGEEEGRMYVGVAVPLAPDGFALEAEQERDDGFSVTLGLRVAFNLGKWIPVFEDADPDSLRLGLEPGARFYLKGPVLEGLWVGPRLEVVHAWVDTGVGTRPESRTRTVWQVGGAVLSGYSFRFGEGFTVQASLGLGALYRPPIPGFSLWTVTVAPRAQVSLGWSL